The proteins below are encoded in one region of Bacteroidales bacterium:
- the kbl gene encoding glycine C-acetyltransferase — protein MYDKFQKHLQNELKSIEEAGLYKHERIIVSPQGAEIKVSTGKEVLNFCANNYLGLSNNPKLIEAAKKALDTHGYGMSSVRFICGTGDLHKSLEKKIADFFKTEDTILYAACFDANGGAFEPLLTQEDAIISDSLNHASIIDGVRLCKAQRYRYKNADMADLEAQLKEAQAQRFRLIVTDGVFSMDGNVAPMDKILELAKKYDAMVMIDESHSAGVVGKTGRGVTELYNCMGKAEMITGTLGKAFGGAIGGFTTGKKEIIDMLRQRSRPYLFSNSIPPLVAAAGIAAFDKVTKTNDLQDKLHYNTEYFYKKMTEAGFDIKPTQSAICAVMLYDAKLSQDFASMLLDEGIYVTGFYFPVVPKGEARIRVQLSAVHTQEHLDRAIAAFTKIGKKLKVIK, from the coding sequence ATGTACGACAAATTTCAAAAACATCTACAAAACGAGTTAAAATCAATTGAAGAGGCAGGATTATATAAACATGAAAGAATAATTGTCTCTCCACAAGGAGCTGAAATTAAAGTCAGCACAGGTAAAGAGGTGCTTAACTTTTGCGCTAATAACTATCTTGGACTTTCCAATAATCCAAAATTGATTGAAGCAGCTAAAAAAGCGTTAGACACACACGGTTACGGAATGTCATCGGTACGTTTTATTTGTGGTACCGGCGACTTACACAAAAGCTTAGAGAAGAAAATTGCTGATTTTTTCAAGACAGAAGACACAATTCTTTATGCAGCCTGTTTCGACGCTAACGGCGGTGCTTTTGAACCACTTTTAACCCAGGAAGATGCTATTATCAGCGACTCATTAAACCACGCTTCAATCATCGATGGTGTTAGACTCTGTAAAGCTCAACGATACAGATATAAAAACGCAGATATGGCTGACCTTGAAGCCCAGTTAAAAGAGGCTCAGGCTCAGAGATTTAGACTTATCGTTACGGACGGTGTTTTCTCAATGGACGGAAACGTAGCTCCAATGGACAAAATCCTCGAGCTTGCAAAAAAATACGATGCAATGGTAATGATTGACGAGTCTCACTCAGCCGGCGTTGTTGGAAAAACTGGACGCGGTGTTACCGAACTTTACAACTGCATGGGAAAAGCCGAAATGATAACAGGAACACTTGGAAAAGCTTTTGGAGGCGCAATTGGCGGATTTACAACTGGTAAAAAAGAGATTATTGATATGTTACGTCAACGTTCACGTCCATATCTTTTCTCAAACTCAATACCCCCACTCGTAGCGGCTGCCGGTATTGCAGCATTTGATAAGGTTACAAAAACCAACGACCTACAAGATAAGTTGCACTACAACACTGAATATTTCTATAAAAAAATGACCGAAGCAGGTTTCGATATCAAACCAACCCAATCGGCGATATGCGCGGTAATGCTCTATGATGCCAAACTTTCACAAGATTTTGCATCAATGCTTTTAGACGAGGGTATTTACGTTACCGGATTCTATTTCCCCGTTGTCCCAAAAGGAGAAGCGCGAATTAGAGTACAATTGTCGGCAGTACACACTCAAGAACATCTCGATAGAGCTATAGCTGCATTTACCAAAATTGGTAAAAAACTTAAAGTAATAAAATAG
- a CDS encoding polyprenol monophosphomannose synthase translates to MEKAVVIIPTYNEKENIRAIIEAVMNLDKGYHVLVVEDNSPDGTALIVKEMMKTYTDSLHILERPGKQGLGTAYIAGFKWAIENKYEYIFEMDADFSHNPEDLVRLHQAIIDGADLAIGSRYVTGVNVVNWPMGRVLMSYYASAYVRFITGMKVRDTTAGFKCYRRKVLETIDFDKIRFKGYAFQIEMKFTAWKHGFKIVEVPIIFTDRTQGTSKMSGGIFSEAVMGVIKLKVGSWFRKYEKPE, encoded by the coding sequence ATGGAAAAAGCAGTAGTAATAATCCCAACCTATAACGAGAAAGAGAATATACGTGCTATTATTGAGGCAGTTATGAATTTAGATAAAGGCTATCACGTATTGGTAGTAGAAGACAACTCCCCCGATGGAACTGCACTTATAGTGAAAGAGATGATGAAAACCTATACCGATTCGTTGCATATATTGGAACGTCCGGGCAAACAGGGTTTGGGAACTGCCTATATAGCAGGATTTAAGTGGGCTATCGAAAATAAATACGAATATATTTTCGAAATGGACGCTGATTTTTCACACAACCCTGAAGATTTGGTGCGTCTACATCAAGCCATAATTGATGGTGCTGACTTGGCTATCGGCTCACGATATGTCACTGGTGTTAACGTTGTTAACTGGCCCATGGGAAGAGTCCTGATGTCGTATTATGCTTCGGCGTATGTAAGATTTATTACTGGAATGAAAGTGCGCGACACAACAGCAGGATTTAAGTGCTACCGAAGGAAAGTATTGGAAACCATTGACTTTGACAAAATAAGATTCAAGGGATACGCATTCCAAATTGAGATGAAGTTTACTGCTTGGAAGCATGGTTTCAAAATCGTAGAAGTTCCAATAATATTCACAGACCGCACTCAAGGTACATCAAAAATGAGTGGTGGCATATTTAGCGAAGCCGTTATGGGCGTTATAAAACTTAAAGTTGGAAGTTGGTTCAGAAAATACGAAAAGCCTGAATAA
- a CDS encoding dihydroorotase encodes MAETLLISNALIINENESFIGNVFIENDIIIEVSTQPINRNANKTIDATGHILLPGVIDDQVHFRTPGLTHKGDIESESKAAVAGGVTSYMDMPNVVPPTTSIENLEQKYAIAKEKSWANYSFYFGATNDNIDQIKNVDPKLCCGIKVFMGSSTGNMLVDDETTLNRIFSESSALIAVHCEDEATIKRNTQEAVAKFGDSIPISHHPIIRSDEACYKSTLKAVELAKKHNTRLHVLHVSTAKELSLFDNTIELEHKRITAEVCVHHLWFTDADYNSKGALIKWNPAVKSLKDREALRSAINSNLVDIIATDHAPHTFEEKQNQYLQCPSGAPMVQHSLVTMLELVKKGVFSYNKVVQKMCHAPAKLFRIEKRGFIKPGYYADLVIVTPNVNQQVTSESILYKCGWSPLLGETFSHRVLTTIINGKIAFDNDSFIKQPVSALTFVCD; translated from the coding sequence TTGGCAGAGACATTACTTATATCTAATGCGCTGATAATAAACGAAAATGAAAGTTTCATAGGTAATGTTTTTATCGAAAACGATATTATTATTGAGGTCAGCACACAGCCCATAAACCGTAATGCCAACAAAACGATTGATGCCACAGGGCATATACTTTTGCCCGGAGTAATTGACGACCAAGTTCATTTCCGCACTCCCGGGCTAACCCACAAAGGCGATATAGAGAGCGAATCGAAAGCAGCCGTAGCAGGTGGGGTTACATCATATATGGATATGCCAAATGTGGTTCCTCCTACCACATCAATTGAAAACCTTGAACAGAAGTACGCAATTGCAAAAGAGAAATCTTGGGCAAACTACTCGTTCTACTTTGGTGCAACGAATGACAATATTGACCAAATAAAAAATGTAGACCCCAAACTATGCTGTGGAATTAAAGTATTTATGGGTTCTTCAACCGGAAATATGTTAGTTGATGATGAAACTACACTTAATAGAATTTTCTCCGAAAGTTCGGCGCTGATTGCCGTTCATTGCGAAGATGAAGCCACAATTAAAAGAAACACACAGGAGGCAGTTGCAAAATTCGGAGACTCGATCCCAATAAGTCATCACCCTATAATTCGTAGCGATGAGGCTTGCTATAAATCAACGCTAAAGGCTGTCGAGTTAGCTAAAAAACACAATACAAGACTTCACGTATTGCACGTAAGTACCGCGAAAGAGCTTTCGTTATTCGACAACACTATTGAATTAGAACATAAGCGAATAACTGCCGAAGTTTGCGTTCATCACCTCTGGTTTACCGATGCTGACTACAACTCAAAAGGCGCGCTAATAAAATGGAATCCTGCGGTTAAATCACTTAAAGACAGAGAGGCTCTAAGAAGTGCCATAAATAGTAACTTAGTTGATATTATCGCAACAGACCACGCTCCTCACACTTTCGAGGAGAAGCAAAACCAATATTTGCAGTGTCCTTCGGGTGCACCGATGGTGCAACACTCCTTAGTTACTATGTTAGAGCTTGTTAAAAAAGGGGTATTCTCGTACAACAAAGTTGTTCAGAAAATGTGTCACGCTCCTGCAAAACTGTTCAGAATAGAGAAACGTGGCTTTATTAAGCCCGGATATTATGCTGACTTAGTGATTGTTACCCCTAACGTAAATCAACAAGTAACCAGCGAAAGCATACTCTACAAATGTGGCTGGTCGCCACTTTTGGGAGAGACATTCTCGCACAGAGTATTAACCACCATAATTAATGGAAAAATTGCTTTTGATAACGATAGCTTTATTAAACAACCTGTATCAGCGTTAACATTCGTTTGTGATTAG
- a CDS encoding threonylcarbamoyl-AMP synthase, whose translation MIIKLYEENPNPRQVNQIVESLAAGGLVIIPTDTVYGIACSLSNVQAIETLAEIRSKKVKEANFSVMCHDISQISEITKPLSTQTFKLLKRNLPGPFTFILEANNKLTKLLKFSRKSVGVRIPNNNIALEIIRALNEPLVITSVKNDDDDIIEYITDPELIHDNYKDIVAYVVDGGIGNNEGSTVVDCTADEPVVVRQGEKELLL comes from the coding sequence ATGATAATAAAACTATATGAGGAAAATCCAAACCCACGACAAGTTAATCAGATTGTTGAATCTCTTGCTGCGGGTGGCTTAGTAATTATTCCAACTGACACAGTTTACGGAATTGCTTGTAGTTTAAGTAATGTGCAAGCAATAGAAACATTAGCCGAAATACGAAGCAAAAAAGTTAAAGAGGCTAATTTCTCAGTTATGTGTCACGATATTAGTCAGATATCAGAAATTACAAAACCCCTTTCTACACAAACATTCAAACTGTTGAAAAGAAATCTTCCGGGACCTTTTACTTTTATTCTCGAGGCAAATAATAAATTAACCAAGCTGCTGAAGTTTAGCAGAAAAAGTGTGGGGGTGAGGATTCCAAACAACAATATTGCACTTGAAATAATTAGAGCTTTGAACGAGCCACTGGTTATTACATCAGTAAAAAATGATGACGACGATATTATTGAATATATTACTGATCCTGAGTTGATTCACGATAACTATAAAGATATAGTCGCATATGTTGTAGATGGTGGCATAGGCAATAATGAGGGTTCAACCGTTGTCGATTGTACAGCCGATGAACCCGTAGTTGTAAGGCAAGGAGAAAAGGAGTTGTTACTTTAA
- the fsa gene encoding fructose-6-phosphate aldolase, with product MKFFIDTANLEQIKEAQDLGVLDGVTTNPSLMAKEGIKGEKNILDHYVKICNIVDGDVSAEVISTEYKGIINEGEKLASLHKNIVVKVPMIKDGVKAIKHFSNKGIKTNCTLVFSPGQALLAAKAGATYVSPFIGRLDDNCTDGVELVRQIVNTYNYYEFPTQVLAASIRHSMHIISCMEAGADVVTCPLNAIMGLFKHPLTDIGLQQFLADYKKLNG from the coding sequence ATGAAGTTTTTTATTGATACAGCAAACCTTGAACAAATAAAAGAAGCTCAAGACCTTGGAGTTCTTGATGGCGTTACAACCAATCCTTCGTTAATGGCAAAAGAGGGAATTAAAGGCGAAAAAAACATACTTGATCATTATGTTAAGATATGTAATATTGTTGATGGCGACGTAAGTGCTGAAGTAATAAGCACCGAATATAAAGGAATAATTAATGAGGGAGAAAAACTAGCATCACTACACAAAAACATTGTTGTAAAAGTACCAATGATTAAAGATGGTGTTAAAGCTATTAAGCATTTCTCTAACAAAGGAATAAAGACAAATTGTACTTTAGTTTTTTCGCCTGGTCAGGCACTGTTGGCAGCCAAAGCTGGTGCAACTTATGTATCACCGTTTATTGGCCGCTTAGACGATAATTGTACCGATGGGGTGGAACTTGTTAGACAAATTGTTAACACATATAACTATTACGAATTCCCGACTCAAGTTTTAGCAGCATCAATAAGACATTCAATGCATATTATCAGTTGCATGGAAGCAGGTGCAGACGTTGTTACATGTCCATTAAATGCAATTATGGGGCTGTTTAAACACCCTCTTACTGATATTGGATTGCAGCAATTTCTTGCGGATTATAAAAAATTAAACGGATAA
- the rpsA gene encoding 30S ribosomal protein S1 codes for MNEENKNLNEALTPSNDFDWEAYASDMVVDETTNREELEKIYDNTMSSIAENEVTDGVVVGMNKREVLINIGYKSEGVISISEFRYNPDLKVGDTVEVFVESQEDKNGQLVLSHRKARALRSWDRVNEALEKDEIVKGYIKCRTKGGMIVDVFGIEAFLPGSQIDVKPIRDYDVFVNKTMEFKIVKINQEYKNVVVSHKALIEAELEQQKKEIIAKLEKGQVLEGTVKNITSYGVFIDLGGVDGLIHITDLSWGRISHPDEIVKLDEKINVVILDFDDEKKRIALGLKQLTPHPWESLDKELKVGDKINGKVVVLADYGAFVEIAPGVEGLIHVSEMSWSQHLRSAQEFMKVGDEVEAVILALDPEDRKMSLGIKQLKPDPWTDIETKYAVNSRHKAIVRNFTSFGVFVEIEEGVDGLIHISDLLWTKKIKHPAEFTSIGSEIEVMVLEIDTANRRLSLGHKQLEENPWEVFAEIFAADTIHEGIVIEINEKGAVIALPYGVEGFATPKHMVKENGSPAKIDEKLEFKVIEFNKDAKRIIVSHSRTFEDLAKVEQETKREATKKASKKLKESIEKTTLGDIAELAQLKDDMLNKDAKKKSVKKEPKAEESEKKETEVKESKKKEPEAKDVEKKESKAKKTEVKEAEVKEPKKKEPEAKDAEKKESKAKKTEVKEAEVKESKKKEPEAKDAEKKESKAKKTEVKKSEVKESENKDSEEKKSE; via the coding sequence ATGAACGAAGAAAACAAAAACCTAAACGAGGCTTTAACACCCTCAAATGATTTTGACTGGGAAGCATACGCTTCCGATATGGTTGTCGATGAAACTACCAACCGTGAAGAGTTAGAAAAAATATACGACAACACAATGTCGTCTATTGCCGAAAATGAAGTAACCGATGGAGTTGTTGTAGGAATGAACAAACGTGAAGTTCTTATCAACATTGGCTACAAATCAGAAGGAGTTATAAGTATATCAGAATTTCGCTACAATCCTGATCTAAAAGTAGGTGACACAGTAGAGGTATTTGTGGAAAGCCAGGAAGATAAAAATGGTCAATTGGTTTTATCACACAGAAAAGCAAGAGCGTTAAGATCGTGGGATCGAGTTAATGAGGCTCTTGAAAAAGACGAAATTGTTAAAGGTTACATAAAATGCCGTACAAAAGGCGGTATGATTGTGGATGTATTCGGAATTGAGGCGTTTTTGCCTGGTTCACAAATTGATGTCAAACCCATTCGCGATTACGATGTGTTTGTTAACAAAACAATGGAGTTTAAGATTGTTAAAATCAATCAAGAATATAAAAACGTTGTTGTTTCACATAAAGCTCTTATTGAAGCTGAACTTGAACAACAAAAGAAAGAAATTATTGCCAAGCTTGAAAAAGGTCAAGTACTTGAAGGAACTGTTAAAAACATTACTTCATACGGAGTATTCATCGACTTGGGCGGCGTTGACGGTTTAATTCACATTACCGACCTTTCATGGGGACGTATATCACATCCTGATGAAATAGTAAAATTAGATGAAAAAATTAATGTTGTTATTCTTGACTTTGACGATGAGAAAAAACGTATAGCACTTGGCTTAAAACAACTTACACCACATCCATGGGAATCTTTAGACAAAGAACTAAAAGTTGGTGATAAAATTAATGGTAAAGTTGTTGTTTTAGCCGATTACGGTGCATTTGTTGAAATAGCTCCCGGAGTTGAAGGATTAATCCACGTTTCAGAAATGTCGTGGTCGCAACATTTGCGCAGTGCTCAAGAATTTATGAAAGTTGGCGACGAGGTAGAAGCTGTTATTTTAGCATTAGACCCAGAGGATAGAAAAATGAGTCTTGGTATCAAACAGTTAAAACCAGATCCATGGACAGATATTGAAACAAAATATGCTGTTAACTCAAGACATAAAGCAATTGTTCGAAACTTCACAAGTTTTGGTGTATTTGTAGAAATTGAAGAGGGTGTCGACGGTCTTATACATATTTCCGACCTATTATGGACGAAAAAAATTAAACATCCAGCTGAATTTACAAGTATTGGCTCGGAAATTGAAGTTATGGTATTAGAAATTGATACTGCAAACCGTCGCTTAAGTTTAGGTCACAAACAACTGGAAGAGAACCCATGGGAAGTTTTTGCAGAAATTTTTGCTGCCGACACAATTCACGAGGGTATAGTTATTGAAATCAACGAAAAAGGTGCAGTTATTGCATTACCATACGGTGTAGAAGGATTTGCAACTCCTAAACATATGGTAAAAGAGAACGGAAGCCCTGCAAAAATCGATGAAAAATTAGAGTTTAAAGTTATCGAATTTAACAAAGATGCTAAACGAATAATTGTTTCTCACAGCCGTACTTTTGAAGATTTAGCAAAAGTCGAACAAGAAACAAAACGCGAAGCAACTAAAAAAGCCTCTAAAAAACTGAAAGAAAGTATCGAAAAAACAACTTTAGGAGATATTGCAGAGTTAGCACAGTTAAAAGATGATATGCTAAATAAAGACGCAAAAAAGAAATCCGTTAAAAAAGAACCTAAAGCTGAAGAATCTGAGAAAAAAGAGACTGAAGTTAAAGAATCTAAAAAGAAAGAACCTGAAGCTAAAGATGTAGAAAAAAAAGAATCCAAAGCTAAAAAAACTGAGGTAAAAGAGGCTGAGGTTAAAGAGCCTAAAAAGAAAGAACCTGAAGCTAAAGATGCAGAAAAAAAAGAATCTAAAGCTAAAAAAACTGAGGTAAAAGAGGCTGAGGTTAAAGAGTCTAAAAAGAAAGAGCCAGAAGCTAAAGATGCAGAAAAAAAAGAATCCAAAGCTAAAAAAACTGAGGTAAAAAAATCTGAAGTTAAAGAATCTGAAAATAAAGACTCTGAAGAAAAAAAATCAGAATAA
- a CDS encoding STAS domain-containing protein: MEFKIEKKDKFTLIQVMVDKLDTHIAPSLKSELVLIAGNGEKNIILDLNHCRYCDSSGLSAILVANRLCKNANGVFILSGLQTAVERLITISQLDTVLSIAENIDKAQEMLEKELSKE, translated from the coding sequence ATGGAATTTAAAATAGAAAAAAAGGACAAGTTCACACTTATTCAAGTAATGGTTGATAAGCTTGACACTCACATTGCGCCATCATTAAAATCTGAACTCGTATTAATTGCTGGGAATGGTGAAAAAAATATCATACTAGATCTTAACCATTGTCGCTATTGCGATTCATCAGGTCTTAGTGCTATTTTAGTAGCCAACCGTTTATGTAAAAATGCAAATGGCGTATTTATTCTTTCAGGTTTGCAAACAGCTGTTGAGAGATTAATTACAATATCACAGTTAGACACTGTTCTCAGTATCGCTGAGAATATCGATAAAGCACAGGAGATGCTTGAGAAAGAGTTGAGCAAAGAATAA
- a CDS encoding ribonuclease Z, which translates to MRFELTILGSGSALPTSLRNTTAQVLNILERFFLIDCGEGSQLQIRKLSLPFSKINRAFISHLHGDHFYGLFGLLSTYNLMGRKKTFYIHAHSDLVQILETVLKIGSQELSYKIEVIPLSFQNPETIFEDSKVKVTSFPLRHSIPVCGFLFEEKPRPRNVIKEFVESMQLTIKEMNELKSGLDIVRDGKVYKNSTLTKDPPRVRKYAFVTDTLKCSNIVEIIKDVDILYHEATYLHKDLDLARLSCHSTALQAAQIAHDSGAKKLLLGHYSSRYTDPKVIEEEAQTVFENSVATADGDVYILDNK; encoded by the coding sequence ATGCGATTTGAGTTAACTATACTCGGGTCGGGCTCTGCTCTGCCAACAAGTCTTCGTAATACAACCGCTCAGGTATTGAATATACTTGAGCGGTTCTTTTTAATTGACTGCGGTGAAGGAAGCCAACTTCAAATCCGAAAACTTTCACTTCCATTTAGTAAAATTAACAGGGCTTTTATAAGCCATTTACACGGTGACCATTTCTACGGTTTATTTGGCTTGCTTTCTACCTATAATCTTATGGGCAGAAAGAAAACATTTTATATACACGCTCACAGCGACTTAGTGCAGATATTGGAAACAGTTTTAAAAATAGGTTCTCAAGAATTATCATATAAAATTGAAGTGATTCCATTAAGCTTTCAAAATCCAGAAACAATATTTGAAGATTCAAAAGTTAAAGTTACAAGCTTTCCTTTAAGACACTCCATACCCGTTTGTGGCTTCCTGTTTGAAGAAAAGCCTCGACCTCGAAATGTTATAAAAGAGTTTGTTGAAAGTATGCAACTTACCATTAAAGAGATGAATGAATTAAAAAGCGGATTAGATATTGTCAGAGATGGCAAGGTGTACAAAAATTCAACATTAACGAAAGATCCTCCAAGGGTTAGAAAATATGCTTTTGTAACTGACACACTAAAATGTTCAAACATCGTTGAAATAATAAAAGATGTAGATATACTATATCACGAAGCTACTTATCTGCATAAAGATTTAGACCTTGCACGTTTATCTTGTCACAGTACTGCCTTACAAGCTGCTCAAATTGCCCATGACTCTGGCGCAAAAAAATTACTATTGGGTCACTACTCTAGTCGATACACAGATCCCAAAGTTATTGAAGAGGAAGCTCAAACAGTTTTTGAAAACTCGGTTGCTACTGCCGATGGAGATGTTTATATTTTAGATAACAAATAA
- a CDS encoding protein-L-isoaspartate(D-aspartate) O-methyltransferase, translating to MACQDNRQNEREQMVQFQIQNRGISDKLVLDAFRNVERHKFVPDEYISLAYEDTPLPIGYGQTISQPYIVAFMTESIKPQKNMKVLEIGTGSGYQAAILAEIGCEVYSVEIVDELAKQATRVIESMNYSNVYIKSGDGYLGWEEHSPYDAIIVTAAPESIPAPLLEQLKDNGRLIIPVGPQHQTQELRLVEKVNGKINSKVVAPVRFVPFIRK from the coding sequence ATGGCTTGTCAAGACAACAGACAGAATGAGAGAGAACAAATGGTTCAATTCCAAATTCAAAATAGAGGCATATCAGATAAATTAGTTTTAGATGCTTTTAGAAATGTTGAACGACATAAATTTGTTCCAGATGAATACATAAGTTTGGCATACGAAGACACTCCTTTGCCCATAGGATACGGTCAAACAATATCTCAACCATATATTGTAGCTTTTATGACTGAGTCTATTAAGCCGCAAAAAAACATGAAAGTATTAGAAATTGGAACAGGTTCAGGATATCAAGCCGCTATTTTAGCTGAAATAGGATGTGAAGTTTATTCAGTAGAAATTGTTGACGAATTGGCAAAACAGGCAACAAGAGTAATTGAGTCTATGAATTATAGCAACGTATACATAAAGTCAGGAGATGGATATTTAGGTTGGGAAGAGCATTCCCCTTATGATGCTATTATTGTTACCGCTGCGCCAGAGTCTATTCCAGCTCCGCTTTTGGAACAATTAAAAGATAATGGTCGTTTAATCATACCTGTTGGACCTCAACATCAAACACAAGAGTTGCGTTTAGTTGAGAAAGTTAACGGGAAAATAAATTCTAAAGTAGTAGCTCCTGTAAGATTCGTTCCATTTATCCGAAAATAG
- the rlmB gene encoding 23S rRNA (guanosine(2251)-2'-O)-methyltransferase RlmB — MDNLQKEFIFGIRAVVEAIESGKSIDKVLVKSGLSGDLVKDLYKSISDYKIPMQYVPVEKIERITKKNHQGVLAFLSAVEFYDIFTIVSNLFQQGKTPFIVILDQITDVRNLGSIVRSAECAGAHALLVPTKGSARIGADAAKTSAGALYHLPICRTTSLINTIKELKQFGLQIICATEKANGTYTDVDMNVPLALVLGSEETGISNDILRIGDSFARIPIMGKIESLNVSNAASVLMYEVVRQRLK; from the coding sequence ATGGATAATTTACAAAAGGAGTTTATTTTTGGAATAAGAGCTGTAGTTGAAGCTATTGAGAGTGGTAAATCAATAGACAAAGTATTGGTGAAGTCAGGTTTGAGCGGTGATTTGGTAAAAGATTTATACAAATCAATTTCCGATTATAAAATTCCAATGCAGTATGTGCCTGTTGAAAAAATCGAAAGAATAACAAAAAAGAATCATCAAGGTGTTTTGGCATTTTTATCAGCAGTAGAGTTTTATGATATATTTACAATCGTAAGTAATTTATTTCAACAGGGGAAGACGCCTTTTATTGTTATCTTAGACCAAATTACCGATGTTCGTAATTTAGGTTCAATAGTACGTTCAGCAGAATGTGCAGGTGCACATGCCCTGCTAGTTCCGACAAAAGGCTCGGCACGCATAGGAGCCGATGCAGCGAAGACATCGGCAGGGGCACTTTATCATTTGCCTATCTGTAGAACAACTTCACTAATTAACACAATTAAAGAGTTGAAACAGTTTGGCTTACAAATTATTTGTGCTACCGAGAAAGCTAACGGAACATATACAGATGTCGATATGAATGTGCCTTTGGCTTTGGTATTGGGTTCAGAGGAAACAGGAATATCTAATGATATTTTACGTATAGGCGATAGCTTTGCACGTATTCCGATAATGGGAAAAATAGAATCGTTAAATGTTTCAAATGCAGCATCGGTATTAATGTATGAGGTTGTTCGTCAGCGCTTAAAATGA